The Schistocerca piceifrons isolate TAMUIC-IGC-003096 chromosome 11, iqSchPice1.1, whole genome shotgun sequence genome includes the window gcaacactcatcagtgaagagaacgcggTGTCAATCCTGggtggtccattcgacatgttgttaggcccatctgtaccatgctgcacggtgtcgttgttgcaaagatggaccttgcctcggacatcgggagtgaagttgcacataatgcagcctattgcgcacagattgagtcataacacgacatcctgtggctgcatgaaaactgttattcaacatggtggcgttactgtcagggttcctccgagccataatccgcaggtagcggtcatccactgcagtagtagccctggggCAGCCTGGCCAAGGCATGTCTTCGTCAGTTCTTgtctctctctgcatctcctcatgtccgaacaacatcgccttgtttcactccaagacgcctcgACACTTagcttgttgagagccctacctggcacaaaataacaatgaggATGCGATCAAAccacggtattgacagtctaggcatggttgaattacagacaacacgagctgtgtacatcctccttggtgggatgactggaacttaATGGCTGtctgaccccttccgtctaataggtgctgctcatgcatggttgtttacatctttgggcgtgtttagtaacatctctgaacagtcagagggactgtgtctgtgatgcaatatccacagtcaatgtctatcttcaggagttctggggactggGGCAATGCAaagccttttgtgtgtgtgtgtgtgtgtgtataatcggCCTCAGTAGTACTTTGTTTTGGGATGGGGATGGGGCACAACCCCCATGACCCATCTGTCGGATGTACACCTGTACCACAGtataatataacagtcgcgacactcactgctgtaaaagttgttgccgtttgacaggtggagcgacactagcgctccaagcggcaggtaaggtgaacgtcagatgcgtcgtaagcataatgtttgtttgcatccatttcctacgttatttccgaattattcgagttagtttcttgcctccaagagtttgtgtagtatcagaagccatatatgtttttaaaaatgattctaaaataagcgcaagtatggacaaaaaccatgaatatagtggcaagctacaacacattcgtgaagaaacacttgtgacattggacagaattggaGCTTACCACgtcgatatcaaaagaatataaacacacagattcacatgtaagaagcacagacatgtacctctacatgcaaaagcgatggacagctcgtttaacgttctgtaggcctactgtgtttgtcattgtcgacTGTTGCCACAactacgaccttcatctttatactaTTCTAAGTGGGACAGGCAActaacaaatagtgggagaaatatgctgaaaacattataatgagctgattatattacatttcacgcaaaaccaaatatttgaataattttcaaacaatctgtctgtaggcactttccttgtcccacaatagtttcgctcgaagtctagcgatgtgcacattctgacactacacacgcttttgtaagactcggacagctgcacttaatctaatcactccatcgtcaaagcaggtctgtgttgacgattcacacgaatctggcactaaaacatggagagttgaactggctgcttctgtgtcataggactgttttacagctttagattgactgtcgaatctttgtggcagtttcctcttcatcgtcagttgaggtggcttatttggaatgtcaaacagtgtgagtTCTGCACTctacacgagtttgttattgtctgcgttcatgaactggttttgttcgaaatgtagcgaacaaaatctaatattattatacacgTAAACCGGGTCTTTTTTCacaaggtcttctcgtctgctattaactagccattttttgctcctaaaacgaaacattcatcatttatacacatacagtttgcaagtgaatcctgacgatacactttagtaacatgatggtatatacctctcaggatccttagaaaacctgaaaaagacagctttggtgtcttcttcctattgctgctgcaatttattgcgctacaaacgctcccgatggtaaaaaccattgtgtaaatcaaaataaataatcactattcgctttcacgatcgcgccgaactcacagttcaacctaccggccgcttggggcgctgctggcgctgaaggcaacTTAATCGAGGCGAAGtttcgcgactgttatgttagactgtgcctgTACTCTGCCACCACATGCATACCTACGAATCAGTTGGCATCTGGACTGTCACCATTCCATCTAGTGTAcctaaattttcaacaaagaatcaTTCTCTGAAATCTTTATTTTAAAAGTTTGCAGATTGACATTTTTGCCATCTTCAGTAACTCCCTACCTGATGTGATGCACTTCTGCAATATTTGGTGGCTACTCCTGGAAGATGTGAAGGCCAGACTCCGTCATGCACTTCAAACATCTCTCTAAAGCTTTCCCTGCAATGTCTCATTCACCCCAGAAAATGTTAGgccggtgcataagttcgtagagtttttgttttgcatgttggtattcgggttgctatgagtttatttatcgattgttactctttatttgtccgcagctcgtggtcttgcagtagcgttctcgctttcgtgcacggggtcccaggttcgattccttgcGGGGTCagaaatttttcctgcctcgaaatgactgggtgttgttgtgtcgtcttcatcatcatcatcatcattcatccccattatggtcggaggaaggcaatggcaaaccacctcgactaggaccttgcctagtaaagcagtGCGGGTCCCCTTCTTCGTGCCATATGTTCCTTTGTGTACGGGGCCTCATCATCATCACTCTTTATTTCtcgttcactgttgctgtttgagcgTACATATTGTCgtcttgtcatttggagatagtgagtggagctgtggtcgctagaaaacggagtgccaagtCAAGAAATCGGGAAATTTCCGTTGCTGTGGAGGCTGCCAAAAATATTTGTGCTATGAatagggataatgccactggacagagcacggcaagaaaatggttttcccgttttgaggaggatcattttgacgttagtgactctccacgttcagaaagacgTTCGGGGTTTCACGGGTGTCATTTAAATGTATTCATTCACAATGATCCGTGTCAGTACACTCGAGAATCGgcaaatgcgatgaactgtgatGATTCCTGTATCGTGCAATAGTTTCATGCgatagggaaggttcaaaaatcgggtgtatgggtagcTCACGGTCTAAGCCGAAATTACGTGCATCTCCACTTGCTCGTCATCAatcggctcgtgaacaacaccggtcACTCCTCTCCTCCGTCATTATTAGTAACGAGAAATTCTGCCTTTATCctaacataagggaaagaaagggATGATTAAGtccaaacaaagtagcaactctcCGTACAAAGATAATGGTCTGCATCTGGTGGAACGCGATAATGTCGTGTACTAAGAATTGATTCCCTGAGATGTAACCATTGctactgacatttgttgtcaacaactgagacgtctcttCGACACAGTCTAAAAGCagcaaccaggaagactgcgtgaagtgatgctgctccacgataatgTCTGCCCGAATtgtgttagactgacaaaaaacactagacAGGAGGGCTGGGAAGCCATTCAGCAtgcaccttactcacctgatcttCCGCCCTCACATTTTTCCCTCTCTAtcaaacaaaaaaatgattcaaatggctctgagcactatgggacttaatctctgaggtcatcagtccccttgaacttagaactagttaaacctaactaacctagggacatcacacacatccatgcccgaggcaggattcgaacctgcgacctagcggtcgcgcggttccagactgtagcgcctagaaccgctcggccactactgccGTCTCCCTCTCTATCgaacaaggaacttcctttccagatgaaaatgcgctctgaacacGGCTCGACAagctcttcgcctcaaaactacgtgattCTACACTCTCAGAATCTTAAAGTTATCCCAGCAGTGCCAGACTGTTCTAAacagtaaggtggcttgtggattatagatgtagatgtagatgtacgcattTACGCATCAGACCGGATATTAAGTGTATATTTTACTTGTGTAAGTACGGTAACTCTGAACCTCAGGATCTCGGCAACGCAAAATGATATGGAAAAAACTTTAGAAGTTCTCCAAGAATACCACATTAAGTTTCGTCTGTCTGCTCACATTTGGCATTTTTCCTAtcgaaaaatcatggtttttctggTATTTCTCAGAAACCGTCAATGAACAAACAATACTTTTATAAGCTGCCTTAAGGCCTACCCTAGACCACACCTGATCAACCAGTTTCCTCAATTTTCCTGGGCTAAAGGTAGTGTTAATATTATCCTTTGACTCACAGATGGGTGGCACACTACACTTCACCCCATTGGTTTAACTGATAACTGGGGATACAGTAATGGCATTTAGTCATAGAGTTAAGCTTAAATTCGTGAAATCATGAAAAACAATAGACACCTTATAGCAGTAAGAACTCTTCAAAAAGGAGGGAgatggaggaggagagggagagggagagggagagggagaggggcggagagagagagagagagagagagagagagagaggcaactgcAATTGTGGGGACCATCTGTTCTCAGTGTTAACAGCAAACTGTGTCTGCCCACAGCTACCACCATGCCGCTGTCTGACTACAAGGACCTGGTGGGGACACTGGCCAGCTATGCACAAATCGCTCAGATGCTGTCCGGCTCACTCATGTGCTGGGAGTTTCACCGCAACGGCACCACTCGACCCACACCCGCGACAATGTTCGTCATGGGTGGGGCCCTCGGCTTCGTCATGCTCGAGTTTGCCCGCATAATGGACGACCCGGCTATGCTGCGTGCCAACTGGGTGGGTATGGTGCTCAGCCAGGTGTACCTGTTGTGCTACTGGTTGTACAGTGACGACCGGCCCGGCTTCTACCGGTCACTGGCGAAAGGCGCCGCACTCGCCGGCGGCCTCGTGGCCTACGCGCGCCTCGAGGACCCCGAGCTGGTGGAGCACCGCTTCGGGATCATCCTGACCGGGCTCTTTTTCTTCATGGTCTCTCTGCCACTCTTCTCGGTGGGCGAGATAATCAGGACCAAGAGCAGTGCCAGCATCCCGTTGCCCATGCTCCTGACCGGGACCGTCGTCTCCTCTCTCTGGCTGCTCTACGGGTTCATCATCGACAGTGGCTTCATGATCTTCCAGAATGTGGTCGTCCTCATCCTGTCGGCATTCCAGTTCGCTCTGATCCTCATCTACCCGAGGACACTGCCACCTCACGAGACGAAGAAGGTGGACTGAAGGTGGACTCGCCGTCACTCCAGTTATTAAGAGTTTCTTTGTTCTCCTGTATCGTAACAAAAAATTATACAAACGACAACATTCTTAAACTGCGGATTTTCACTTATCGTATGTTTTTGGGGCA containing:
- the LOC124720028 gene encoding sugar transporter SWEET1-like, yielding MPLSDYKDLVGTLASYAQIAQMLSGSLMCWEFHRNGTTRPTPATMFVMGGALGFVMLEFARIMDDPAMLRANWVGMVLSQVYLLCYWLYSDDRPGFYRSLAKGAALAGGLVAYARLEDPELVEHRFGIILTGLFFFMVSLPLFSVGEIIRTKSSASIPLPMLLTGTVVSSLWLLYGFIIDSGFMIFQNVVVLILSAFQFALILIYPRTLPPHETKKVD